The window TGCCGCCCCGAGAGGACGGACATGCGACTCTTCGTCATAGTCGGCGCGAGACCGAACTTCATCAAGGTCGGGCCGCTGGTACCGGCGCTGCGCGCCGCGGGACACGAGGCCGACCTGGTGCACACCGGGCAGCACTACGACGCGGCGATGTCGGACGTCTTCTTCACCGACCTGAGCATCCCCGAACCGCGCTGGTCGCTGGAGGTGGGCTCGGGCACGCACGCGGTGCAGACGGGTCACGCGATGATGCGCCTGGAGGAGCTGTTCGAGCGGGAACGTCCCGACGTGGTCCTCGTCGTGGGCGACGTCAACTCCACTCTCGCCGCCGCGCTGGCCGCGTCCAAGATGCACATCCCCGTGGTGCACCTGGAGGCGGGCCTGCGCTCCTTCGACATGCTGATGCCCGAAGAGGTCAACCGGCTGGTCACGGACCAGCTCTCGGCCATGCTGCTCGCGCCCACGGCCGCGGCGTGCGAGAACCTGAGCAACGAGGGGATCCAGCCCGAACGCGTGCATCTCGTCGGCAACGTGATGGCCGAATCGCTGTTGCGGCATGTCGACGACGCGCGGGAGCGCGAGACGTGCCGGCGGTACGGCCTGGAGCCCGGCGAGTACGTGCTCGCCACCGTGCACCGGCCCGAGAACACCGACCACCCGGAACGGCTCTCGCACGTCGTCGCCGCGTTCGCCGAGGCGCCGATGCCGGTGCTCCTGCCCGTGCACCCGCGCACGCGACCCGCCCTCGCGGCGCTCGGCGCGGGCGAGCGGACGCCGAACATCCGGCTCACCGACCCCGTCGGCTACCTCGACATGCTCTCGCTCGAGAGCGACGCGGCGGCGGCGGTCACAGATTCGGGAGGGGTACAGGAGGAGGCGTGCATGCTGCGCACGCCGTGCGTCACCGTGCGGCGGAACACGGAGAGGACGGTCACGCTCGAGGTGGGAGCCAACAGGCTGGCGGCCGCTGAGCGGGCGGCGATACTCGCGGCGCTCGCCGACGCTCTCTCCTCGGCGCGGGACTGGCCGCGGCCGGAGTGCTGGGACGGCGAGGTGTCGGGGCGCGTCGTCGAGGCCCTGGCGGGCGGCGTGTTGCCGTGGGACGCTTGTCAGGACGAGAGCGGGGCCACTCATCGGGAGGAGACCACATGAAAGCCATCATCCCGGCCGCGGGTCTGGGCACGCGGTTCCTGCCGGTCACCAAGGCGCAGCCCAAGGAGATGCTGCCCGTGGTGGACAAGCCGGTCATCCAGTACGTGGTCGAGGAGGCCGTCGCCGGCGGCGCGCGCGAGATCCTCATGGTGACGGGGCGCGGCAAGCGCGCCATCGAGGACCACTTCGACCGCAGCGTCGAGCTCGAGGAGCTGCTCGAGCGCTCCGGCAACACCGAGCGGCTGCGCGACGTTCGCAGGGTCTCCGAGCTCGCCGACGTCTTCTACGTGCGGCAGAAGCGGCCTCGCGGCCTGGGGCACGCCGTGCTCACGGGGGCCAGCTTCGTCTCGGGCGACGAGCCGTTCTTCGTGCTGCTCGGTGACGTGCTCGTGCCCGACAACGACTGCCTCGGCCGCCTGAAGCAGGTCCACGAGCGCTACGGCGCCTCGGTGTTCACCGTCACGCCGGTCGAGCAGCAGTAC is drawn from Coriobacteriia bacterium and contains these coding sequences:
- the wecB gene encoding UDP-N-acetylglucosamine 2-epimerase (non-hydrolyzing), producing the protein MRLFVIVGARPNFIKVGPLVPALRAAGHEADLVHTGQHYDAAMSDVFFTDLSIPEPRWSLEVGSGTHAVQTGHAMMRLEELFERERPDVVLVVGDVNSTLAAALAASKMHIPVVHLEAGLRSFDMLMPEEVNRLVTDQLSAMLLAPTAAACENLSNEGIQPERVHLVGNVMAESLLRHVDDARERETCRRYGLEPGEYVLATVHRPENTDHPERLSHVVAAFAEAPMPVLLPVHPRTRPALAALGAGERTPNIRLTDPVGYLDMLSLESDAAAAVTDSGGVQEEACMLRTPCVTVRRNTERTVTLEVGANRLAAAERAAILAALADALSSARDWPRPECWDGEVSGRVVEALAGGVLPWDACQDESGATHREETT
- the galU gene encoding UTP--glucose-1-phosphate uridylyltransferase GalU, which encodes MKAIIPAAGLGTRFLPVTKAQPKEMLPVVDKPVIQYVVEEAVAGGAREILMVTGRGKRAIEDHFDRSVELEELLERSGNTERLRDVRRVSELADVFYVRQKRPRGLGHAVLTGASFVSGDEPFFVLLGDVLVPDNDCLGRLKQVHERYGASVFTVTPVEQQYVSRYGVIGGKEIEPGVWKVTDLVEKPPVNQAPSNMAIFGRYLLTPAVMDILPKIEPGRGDEIQLTDALRELLRSEDLYAVVTECAGYDTGNVLSWLEA